In one window of Oncorhynchus gorbuscha isolate QuinsamMale2020 ecotype Even-year linkage group LG23, OgorEven_v1.0, whole genome shotgun sequence DNA:
- the LOC124011098 gene encoding uncharacterized protein LOC124011098, translating to MSISLLTVFLAEAILCTVSGEQLYRKVGGELVLTPDKSTVTDAITSILWKYGKNKLAEWDKDFGGLDIYGAFKERTTLDQTTGELRISGLKKTDSGVYSVEFDSKLLNKTYTLSVLKAVPKPQITSSCNSDKTSCNLTCEGDTTDAEPVTYSWKRGERAWEVLDKQIHVSKSDTGKSTNSYTHFCKMRNSAGEGEVSEPVVLGSDGWLTKARFIGISVFVLAVAGVLLFIFGHRAKTGVWIYEKESMPWKGEFWKSQREVGPKVALARRNDHKDDSVL from the exons ATGTCGATCTCACTTCTGACTGTCTTTCTTGCGGAAGCAATACTCTGCACAGTTTCAG GTGAACAGCTCTACAGAAAAGTGGGAGGTGAGCTCGTGTTGACGCCTGACAAGTCCACAGTGACTGACGCCATCACAAGCATCCTGTGGAAGTATGGGAAGAACAAGCTGGCAGAGTGGGACAAGGATTTTGGTGGTCTGGACATCTATGGTGCCTTCAAAGAGCGTACAACCCTGGACCAGACTACTGGAGAGCTGAGAATCAGTGGATTGAAGAAAACAGACAGTGGAGTTTATTCTGTGGAATTCGACAGCAAACTGCTTAACAAGACATATACATTATCTGTTCTCA AGGCAGTCCCCAAACCCCAAATCACTTCTTCCTGTAACTCAGACAAAACCTCCTGCAATCTGACCTGTGAAGGTGACACCACTGATGCTGAACCAGTCACCTACAGCTGGAAACGGGGAGAGAGGGCGTGGGAGGTCTTAGACAAACAGATTCATGTCAGTAAGAGCGACACTGGCAAATCAACCAACAGTTACACGCACTTCTGCAAGATGAGGAACTCTGCTGGGGAAGGTGAAGTCAGCGAGCCAGTGGTGTTAGGCTCAG ATGGCTGGTTGACCAAGGCCAGGTTCATTGGTatttctgtctttgttcttgctGTTGCTGGAGTTCTATTGTTCATTTTTGGTCATAGAGCTAAAACAG GAGTTTGGATCTATGAGAAAG AATCAATGCCATGGAAAGGAG AATTCTGGAAAAGCCAGAGAGAAGTGGGACCTA AGGTAGCCTTGGCGAGGAGAAATGATCATAAAGATGATTCGGTATTGTAG